A genomic segment from Triticum dicoccoides isolate Atlit2015 ecotype Zavitan chromosome 1A, WEW_v2.0, whole genome shotgun sequence encodes:
- the LOC119285776 gene encoding probable indole-3-acetic acid-amido synthetase GH3.4 yields the protein MPEAPMAAGAGAGDGVSWEEAHRQVLDLIERVTRCAGEIQRQVLVEILAQNAPAEYLRRIGVPGAAPGADDAFRRLAPLTTYEDILPDVIRIANGDSSPILSGKPIREFLTSSGTSGGERKLMPTIEEEMDRRSMLYSLLMPVMSQAMPGLDKGKAMYLYFVKAESRTPGGLPARPVLTSFYRSRHFLERPHDPYTVHTSPDEAILCVDAYQSMYAQLLCGLVHRADVLRVGAVFASGFLRAIHFLEKHWERLCRDIRTGELDAEITDCAVRAAVGRVLRPDPALADAIEDACKRSSWKGVIRRVWPNTKYIDVIVTGAMAQYIPTLDYYGGGLPLACTMYASSECYFGLNLNPICSPADVAYTLIPTMCYFEFLPVQSGSSAAAGEPDHRDLVNLVDVKLGKEYELVVTTYSGLYRYRVGDVLRVAGFKNAAPMFNFLRRKNVALSVDADKTDEAELHAAVSSAVQHLEPFGASLVEYTSYADASTIPGHYVLFWELRAGGGSTTPVPAFVFEDCCLAVEESLNSVYRQCRAADRSVGPLEIRVVSEGTFDKLMDLALSRGASINQYKAPRCVRPGPVVELLDGRVEGRYFSPKCPKWSPGSAQWTGGHGKTLSTS from the exons ATGCCGGAAGCGCCgatggcggcgggggcgggggcgggggacgGAGTCTCCTGGGAGGAGGCGCACCGCCAGGTGCTCGACCTCATCGAGCGCGTGACCCGGTGCGCCGGGGAGATACAGCGCCAGGTGCTGGTGGAGATCCTGGCGCAGAACGCGCCGGCCGAGTACCTGCGCCGCATCGGCGTCCCGGGCGCCGCCCCCGGCGCCGACGACGCgttccgccgcctcgcgccgctcaCCACCTACGAGGACATCCTCCCCGACGTCATCCGCATCGCCAACGGCGACTCCTCGCCCATCCTCTCCGGCAAGCCCATCCGCGAGTTCCTCACTAg CTCCGGCACGTCGGGAGGGGAGCGGAAGCTGATGCCCACCATCGAGGAGGAGATGGACCGCCGGTCCATGCTCTACAGCCTGCTCATGCCGGTCATGAGCCAGGCCATGCCGGGGCTGGACAAGGGCAAGGCCATGTACCTCTACTTCGTCAAGGCCGAGTCGCGCACGCCGGGCGGGCTGCCGGCGAGGCCCGTCCTCACCAGCTTCTACCGGAGCCGCCATTTCCTGGAGCGCCCCCACGACCCCTACACCGTCCACACCAGCCCCGACGAGGCCATCCTGTGCGTCGACGCGTACCAGAGCATGTACGCGCAGCTGCTCTGCGGCCTCGTCCACCGCGCGGACGTGCTCCGCGTCGGCGCGGTCTTCGCGTCCGGGTTCCTCCGCGCGATCCACTTCCTCGAGAAGCACTGGGAGCGTCTGTGCCGGGACATCCGCACCGGCGAGCTGGACGCGGAGATCACCGACTGTGCCGTGCGCGCCGCCGTCGGCCGGGTTCTCCGCCCGGACCCGGCCCTCGCCGACGCGATCGAGGACGCGTGCAAGAGGTCGTCGTGGAAGGGCGTGATCCGGAGGGTGTGGCCCAACACCAAGTACATAGACGTCATCGTCACGGGCGCCATGGCCCAATACATCCCTACCCTCGACTACTACGGCGGCGGCCTGCCTCTGGCGTGCACTATGTACGCCTCCAGTGAGTGCTACTTCGGCCTAAATCTGAACCCGATCTGCAGTCCAGCCGACGTCGCCTACACGCTGATCCCGACAATGTGCTACTTCGAGTTCCTCCCCGTCCAATCCggcagcagcgccgccgccggcgagccgGACCACCGGGACCTCGTCAACCTCGTCGACGTGAAGCTCGGCAAGGAGTACGAGCTAGTCGTCACCACCTACTCCGGCCTGTACCGCTACCGCGtgggcgacgtcctccgggtggcgggGTTCAAGAACGCGGCGCCCATGTTCAACTTCCTCCGGCGGAAGAACGTGGCGCTGAGCGTCGACGCCGACAAGACGGACGAGGCGGAGCTCCACGCCGCCGTGAGCAGCGCCGTGCAGCACCTGGAGCCGTTCGGCGCGTCGCTCGTGGAGTACACGAGCTACGCCGACGCGAGCACCATCCCGGGCCACTACGTGCTCTTCTGGGAGCTCCGCGCGGGCGGCGGGTCCACGACCCCGGTGCCGGCGTTCGTGTTCGAGGACTGCTGCCTCGCCGTGGAGGAGTCGCTCAACAGCGTGTACCGGCAATGCCGCGCCGCCGACCGCTCCGTGGGGCCCCTCGAGATCCGCGTCGTCTCCGAGGGTACGTTCGACAAGCTGATGGACCTGGCGCTGAGCCGCGGCGCGTCGATCAACCAGTACAAGGCGCCGCGGTGCGTGCGGCCGGGCCCGGTGGTGGAGCTGCTCGACGGCAGGGTGGAGGGGAGGTACTTCAGCCCCAAGTGCCCCAAGTGGAGCCCCGGGAGCGCGCAGTGGACCGGCGGCCATGGCAAGACGCTGAGCACCAGTTAG